A DNA window from Polyodon spathula isolate WHYD16114869_AA chromosome 18, ASM1765450v1, whole genome shotgun sequence contains the following coding sequences:
- the LOC121331128 gene encoding ATP-binding cassette sub-family D member 3-like, translating into MAVISKYLTAKNSSIASAVLIALYLLKRRRNAQIYRSKKSGSDSSLLNNDKDGKKEKAVVDRVFFARIWRIVRIMVPRTFCKESGYLLLIAVMLVARTYCDVWMIQNGTLIESAIIGRTTKDFKTYLFNFIAAMPLISLINNFLKLGLNELKLRFRVRLTRHLYDEYLKGYTYYKMGNLDNRIANADQLLTQDVERFCNSVVDLYSNLSKPLLDICLYIFKLTSAIGFQGPASMMAYLIVSGLFLTRLRRPIGKMTVTEQRYEGEYRYVNSRLITNSEEIAFYNGNMREKQTIHATFKRLVDHLHNFIFFRFSMGFVDSLIAKYLATVVGYLVVSRPFLNLAHPRHLNSTHSELLEDYYQSGRMLLRLSQALGRIVLAGREMTRLSGFTTRITELMQVLKELNSGKYERTMVSQHDKGQEGLKTFSLAQGSGEIIIADKIIKFDHTPLATPNGDVLIQDLSFEVKSGANVLVCGPNGCGKSSLFRVLGELWPLFGGRLTKPERGKLFYVPQRPYMTLGTLRDQVIYPDTYEDQKRKGISDQVLKEYLDNVQLGHILDREGSWDIVQDWMDVLSGGEKQRMAMARLFYHKPQFAILDECTSAVSVDVEDFIYSHCRKVGISLFTVSHRKSLWKHHEYYLHMDGRGSYEFKPISTETVEFGS; encoded by the exons ATGGCGGTTATCAGTAAATACTTGACAGCTAAAAATTCCTCAATAGCGAGCGCCGTCCTCATCGCCCTCTACCTCCTGAAGCGGAGACGCAATGCACAGATTTACCGAAG TAAGAAAAGCGGATCAGACTCTTCTCTGTTAAATAATGAT AAAGATGGCAAGAAAGAGAAAGCAGTGGTTGACAGAGTATTCTTTGCAAGAATCTGGAGAATCGTGAGGATTATGGTTCCTCGAACCTTTTGCAAAGAG TCAGGATATCTGCTGCTCATTGCTGTCATGCTGGTAGCTCGAACATATTGTGACGTGTGGATGATTCAGAATGGCACCCTGATTGAAAG TGCAATTATTGGTCGTACTACAAAAGATTTCAAGACCTACTTGTTCAACTTTATCGCTGCCATGCCActt ATATCCTTGATAAACAATTTCTTGAAGTTGGGTCTAAATGAGCTGAAACTTCGATTCCGCGTGAGGCTCACCAGACACCTTTACGATGAGTATTTGAA AGGTTACACCTATTACAAAATGGGTAACCTTGACAATAGGATTGCCAATGCAGACCAGCTGTTAACTCAAGACGTGGAGAGGTTCTGTAACAGTGTAGTGGACTTGTACTCGAACCTGAGCAAG CCACTGCTGGATATTTGCTTATATATCTTCAAGCTGACCAGTGCAATTGGTTTTCAG GGTCCTGCCAGCATGATGGCATATCTGATTGTCTCAGGCCTCTTCCTTACACGTTTAAGGAGGCCTATAGGCAAAATGACAGTGACCGAGCAGAGATATGAAGGAGAGTACAGATACGTCAACTCACGGCTCATCACAAACAG tgAAGAAATTGCCTTTTACAATGGAAATATGAGAGAAAAGCAGACAATCCACGCCACTTTCAAGAGGCTG GTTGATCATTTGCACAACTTCATCTTCTTCCGGTTCTCAATGGGCTTTGTGGACAGTTTGATTGCCAAGT ACCTTGCCACAGTAGTCGGGTATCTGGTGGTAAGTCGTCCTTTTCTGAATCTGGCTCATCCTCGCCACCTGAACAGCACACACTCAGAGCTGTTGGAG GATTACTACCAGAGTGGTCGTATGTTGTTACGCTTGTCCCAGGCTCTGGGTAGGATTGTGCTGGCTGGACGGGAGATGACAAGACTATCAGG GTTCACAACTCGTATCACAGAATTAATGCAGGTGTTGAAAGAGCTTAACTCTGGAAAATATGAAAGAACCATGGTTTCTCAGCATGACAAAG GTCAGGAAGGTTTGAAAACATTCTCACTGGCTCAAGGTAGTGGAGAAATCATCATTGCTGATAAGATTATTAA GTTTGATCATACACCTCTGGCAACACCCAATGGAGATGTTCTAATCCAAGATCTCTCCTTTGAG GTGAAATCTGGTGCGAATGTTTTGGTCTGTGGTCCCAACGGCTGTGGAAAGAGCTCACTTTTCCGTGTTCTGGGAGAA ctGTGGCCTTTGTTTGGTGGACGTCTCACCAAGCCTGAAAGAGGGAAATTGTTTTATGTTCCCCAG AGGCCGTACATGACCCTGGGAACACTCCGGGACCAGGTCATTTACCCAGACACCTATGAAGACCAGAAGCGGAAAGGAATTTCTGACCAG GTTCTGAAGGAGTACCTGGACAATGTGCAGCTGGGTCACATCCTCGACCGGGAGGGAAGCTGGGATATTGTCCAGGACTGGATGGATGTGCTAAGTGGGGGAGAGAAACAGAGGATGGCT ATGGCACGTCTGTTTTACCACAAGCCTCAGTTTGCCATCCTGGATGAGTGTACCAGTGCAGTCAGTGTTGATGTTGAAGATTTCATCTACAGCCACTGCAGAAAG GTCGGTATATCCCTGTTCACAGTGTCTCACAGAAAGTCTCTGTGGAAACACCACGAG TATTACCTGCACATGGATGGAAGAGGAAGCTATGAATTCAAACCCATATCAACAGAGACAGTTGAGTTTGGATCATAA
- the LOC121331287 gene encoding tissue factor-like: protein MEIATLLNLGCFVLFFLFSQNGKASGNSQLPVATKVWWTSINFKTILEWEPKPSGYAYTVEFFGKKTDVQKSPRCIKIQTTECDLTSFLLNLTDSYTAHVISEPMETVDKTEEYPYARSDKFTPYKDTKIGQPTFKIEENKAKDNIKLLIKAPLSSIRGPNNTFLSIEEIFKKDLEYITYYRKASSTGKKEARSKTNEIDVSVDRGESYCFTVLIVIPSRRDDNQQSQESTTHCSHSEKSFFEEYGTGVLAGLILAPVLLLVVIITFVCCCRRKKNANEVNSPDGVPLKGV from the exons atggAAATCGCAACTTTGTTGAACcttggctgttttgttttgttctttttattctcTCAGAATGGGAAAGCCTCAG GTAATAGCCAGCTACCTGTTGCCACAAAGGTCTGGTGGACATCTATAAATTTCAAGACCATACTGGAGTGGGAGCCCAAGCCTTCAGGGTATGCCTACACTGTGGAATTCTTTGG GAAAAAGACTGATGTTCAGAAGAGCCCCCGCTGCATAAAGATTCAGACAACTGAATGTGATTTGACCAGTTTCCTGTTGAATTTGACAGACTCATATACAGCACATGTTATCTCGGAACCCATGGAGACTGTCGATAAGACTGAGGAGTACCCCTACGCGCGATCAGACAAGTTCACACCCTACAAAGACA caaaaaTTGGGCAACCTACTTTTAAgattgaagaaaacaaagcaaaggaCAATATTAAGTTGCTGATAAAAGCCCCCCTCTCCAGCATCAGAGGCCCCAATAACACATTTCTGAGTATAGAGGAAATCTTCAAAAAGGACTTAGAATACATAACATATTACAGAAAGGCTTCCAGCACAGGCAAG AAAGAAGCTAGGTCAAAGACCAATGAGATTGATGTGTCAGTGGATCGAGGGGAAAGTTACTGCTTCACTGTGCTCATTGTTATTCCATCACGGAGAGACGATAACCAGCAAAGCCAGGAATCAACGACACACTGCTCACACTCTGAGAAGTCCTTTTTTGAAG AATATGGGACTGGTGTGCTGGCTGGTCTTATACTTGCACCAGTTCTTCTATTAGTTGTCATCATCACGTTTGTGTGCTGCTGCAGGCGAAAGAAGAATGCTAATGAGGTGAACAGTCCTGATGGAGTGCCTTTGAAAGGTGTTTAA